Below is a window of Perca flavescens isolate YP-PL-M2 chromosome 12, PFLA_1.0, whole genome shotgun sequence DNA.
GCATATGTTTACAGCCTAACGGCTATGCTTTTTCATGCTTATTAATCATGTAAAAACAcactctataaataaactttatttcaaTACAACCAACCAGAATATCTCAGGCTAAATAATTAACTACATGTAACATAGGGGAAATAAGGGCAAGGCATCGAACAAtagaatcaaatcaaataaaacacGACCATATGAATGGTCAGagtacatttaaaaagtgcAGGATTTTCAAAGGATCCAAGCGTTCTCATTTGAGTCCGTGCTGCGTCTCCTTGTGTCTCCGCAGGTCCACTTTCCTCTGGAAACCTTTCCCGCACAGGTCGCAGCCGAAAGGCTTGAAGCCTGTGTGTTTCCTGCTGTGCGTGATGAGATTGGAGCTCTGACTGAAGGCCTTCCCGCACACCTGACACTTGTGCGGCTTCTCACCTGTGAGAGATCACACAGTTGGGAAATGTCAATGtagagattattttttgggggggccttttaattgataggacagttgGGGGgttgagaaagggggaagacgtgcagcaaagggcccgcaggtcggaatcgaaccctaGGCCGCTGccgtaaggactgagccttggtacatggggcgctcaaccaggtgagccacCGGGCGCCCCGGTAGAGACATTTTTAAGCATTACGCACGGTGAGGCATTGACAAAATGGGtcgtttatttattttttatttttttgcatttatcgATGCCAGTCTGACCAGCGTCTCACCTGTGTGGATGaaagtgtgttttttcatgtcgGACTTCTGGTGGAACCTCTTCCCGCAGTACTGGCACGGGTACGGACGCGTGTCCGAGTGGATGAGCAGGTGCGTGGACAGCGTGGAGGAGCGCTTAAAGCTTTTGCCGCAGATTTTACAGCTGAAGCTCCTTTCCTGTAAAACACATGAAATAGCCTATCAGTGCGGAATTCCTTAAAACGTTTGATTTAACTGCAGGAATACAGTAAAAGGTCAGACTGGTTAGGGACGTTGTGGTGGCAAATACGTGATCCGGAGGCCTTGGTTTTCCAGGATGTGGGCCTTTTGAGTTGTTATAGCAACTTCTGCAGAGGCCTACCTGCGAGTGGACCGCTCTGTGCTGATCCAGGCTCACTGCGTGTCCGAAGGTTTTCCCGCAGATCCCGCACTCAAACGGCCGCGTCCCGCTGTGCGACCGCCGAACATGAACCTCCAACCCGTGAGGCGTGGAGAACACCTTTGGAAATACGGATGCCATTTTTATTTCGCTTTCAAACTAATAACGGGGTAAATAGCCTATAGGCTACTGACCCCAAAGCCGGTCACCCATTTTTATCTTTGAAATGACATTTAAATGAAGCTTGAATATAATGGGCATCACAAATAAAACATCACTAAGATCATATGTAACATCTCACCAACCTATCAAAACAAATGGGTTATTATGGTTTGGGTCACGTAGGCCTAAGGCTTCAGTAAACATTGATTAACGTACCTTGGAACATTTAATGCACTTATAGGAGCCACTTGACTCGATGTTAGAGCAAATTAAGTCATTTTCAGACTTGATCTCCGCACCGCGGGGCTTCTGTTTTACATCCACACACAGCCCGTCTTCAGCCCGCATCCTGCACATTTGGTGGGCCGTTGAGGGAAAGTCCTGGTAGCATCCGGCCACCTGGCCCCGCTGTGCGTAAAGCGGCTCGGCGCCGCTGTCCTCTGCGCCGTAGATGCTGACGGGTAAGTGAGGCTCCCTGGGGCCCTGGAGGTGGCGATGATACGAGCCCTGAACCAGATGCCTCAGCTCAGAGCCGGAGTACGCCGTCCAGGAGTAAGGAAAGAGCGGGATGTTGAAGTGTTGGCCGTCCTCGGCTGCTGGAGTGGAGCATTTCTCTGAATCTGGAAGTTCATATGGATTTAATGTGAGTGGATATTCTAACTGATAAATGCGATCTGCAGTTCATGACGTGTCTTCAAATTTGATCATTTTGAAATGGCATTGGGCCTTACTGGAAATGGCGTGACATGCGTAATATTAACTTTAGACCACAGTAAACAACGGAAACCCTCAAGTCCCCGCATCAAAGTGTTGCAGCTTACATTTAACAAATAGATAGCTGTGGTGCAAGAAGTATAAAGACTGATGACTGACAAGATATTTGTCTTGTTTTCAATGAAAAATGTAGGCCATTATAACATTAGTATTCATTGATTCCCCTATTtgatttacacttttttttttttttacaatttattCATGCCTATATTTGATTTACAAAtctttttttacaatttattCATGCCTATACTTAATCTGGGTTCTCCTTCATAACAATCAAAAAAGTATTAACAGTGCTGGAAATGATCAAAAGATGTTACCCACTCATAAAGCTGATATGGATTGAAaactaacattttaaatgtagctatacagtatataagctcACTTGTCTAATGATAATGACACCCTCACAGTTACAGATATGCCTGACACGAAACTTTGCGTTATCTTTTAATAGTCTCCTGACACTTCTCAAAAACAACTGTAGAAAAAGTCTGGATGAAAACAGACCTGGCGAGGAGGAGGGAGACGGGGGACGCCAGAAATCACAGTCGGAGGATCTGTCACACACGCTGCCTCCGCAGCTCAGCGGGGAGCTGGAGGACAGCGAGCCCGGGGACAGCAGCCTGGACCCGGGGGACAGTCTGTCAGCGCCGCCGCTCACATCATCCTGCGGCTCCAAGTTGGACTCAAACCCCGCCTGAGAGTTGGTCTCTAATGACAGCCGAGGAGAGCAATGAATCCGACGAACTGTGCAACTGGTGTCTATTTGTAGATGGAGGAAATTAAATCGGATGTGAAATCATTTCCACGGGCACGAATCGCTCTCACTGGCGTTATTAAACAAGTTTTCGTGCGTAATTGCGCACAAATGAACCTACCTGCGCACACGTGTGCCAGAAAAGGGTCCAGTCCACTGCAGTCGTCGTGCAGGTACCGGGGCTGGTGGTAGCTGTGGGCCCTTTTACTCTTCACCAGGAAAGACCTCggcatgttgttgttgttttttctttttggtttcGGTGCTGCTCGGGTCTGAAATCCTCCGCTCCACTTCTCTCCGCTCCACGCTGCTCTGACTTTATCTCTGGACAGATTGGAACACTACTGGTTGTCAAGCGAGACTGCGTTGGGATTTTTGGCAGGCTATTACGCATGCGCAGAGAGGCCGTATCGTTTACCAGGTGTCGCGGGGCAGGTGGCCAAAAGCGGGACCACTACCCCCCTCCCGCCACGAAGGATCCCGGTAGATATGGGACTGGAGAGGACGTATTGTATGTCCTTGATCGCAGTAAATGTGACGGAGGAATCAGATAAGAAGAAGTTTACAGGGAAGTTTTATAGAGTTTACTATATGCTTATGTTAGCTAGTTAGTTAGACTAAGGCTTTAACAAGTTGAGTGCGTGATATGAATAAACCGATAGCATTACCACACGGTAGACttttcttaaaaagaaaaacaatatatatttatacggataaagagttttttttttattatcaattattCATTTCCAATTGGTGTCCAGTTGGAAAAGCTGCTTGAACATCGcaatcaattaaaatatttaaaaccgAGATTGGATACGTGCGCTTGCCAGTCTGCTTACAATGCCATAGAGATTCCCGTTACAAGCGGTGGTCCTTTTTGAACGATCGTCAAGACCGAAGGATTCAAACACGGGCCGGTAACAATGTCATTCGTGATGATGCGTACAAAAACGTGCGTGTTGTGGTTGGATCCACGCAGGCAGAGCGTGGCCGTGATGGATAAGAATGACCTATTTGTTGGACTGGTTGTAAATTGATCCTGTTAATGAGACGCGCACGGCCGCTCTGCGCAACAGCCTGCCGGTGGGGAGCCCAAGTATCCCTTTACAGTTAACACTGCTTCAGCTTACCCGCGCTGACTCCAGCCGGACCTGACTGTTTTACATCATTAACCCCCCCATCTCCCGGCCCACGCTCAGCCCCAATTAGGCCGTCCAGTGAAAGAACATGCGGAATAGGATACGCCGAGTGCCGAGTGGAATGGTGAAAATAGGATGAATGGAATTCATCGTGTacgaaaaaaaagttttcagtgGAAATCTGTCAGGCTCAAATCATGGCAAAGATTTGAGCGCTGCCTCCTCGTTCAAGGTCGGACCAAAGCAAAGCGATAtcgatttattttctttttcccctcCGATGTGGGAACACAGTTTGTTTGATGCAGCTGCGACAAGTTAAGAGAGCTGCAAGCAAAGCGCAGATAGCCGAGGCATATACAGCTGAAACACATGTCCCATACTCACACACAGCACCGACGGCTGCAGGTGTCCCGGCTCTTGAggaccatacacacacataacacacacacacacacacacacacacacacacagacagactgtccTGAACTCTGTCCACATTTAGTCTGAATATCAGTCACAAGCTGCAGAGAGACCACAAAACCCTGTGCTCCTcagactgagacacacacacacacacgcacacacacacacacacacacacacacaacacacacaccctccccccctctcactCTCAGAAATTAATTTTCATGTTAGTCAGCCATGACAgttaaacaaaaacactgatTCGTGTTTTGATAAATGAGTCCATGGGTGACATAATCTTTGCACATTTGCATCAGTACAAAAATAAATCAGTTAAGTTGCTTTTCAGAattgatttcctttcattagtACAAGCTGTTATTCTCATTTAAAGTCTGGATCCCTCATTTAAAGTCTGGATCCCTCATTTAAAGTCTGGATTACTCATTTAAAGTTTGGATTACTCATTTAAAGTTTGGATTACTCTTTCTTTGTGGAATTATAAATACAAAATGTTACATTTCTGGGACTCGTTTCACTTTAGACCACATTTCATGTTGGTGATTGGCATTTTTCTGATAACTCCTATCATGCCAGTACTTGGCCTTCATTAGAATGAATTAAAGTATGATTCTTAAAGGTTTCATATGCTGAAAAGGGTCAAAAAGCGTCCAACAAAATCTAATTCTCACCTCTGCGTGGTTTCTCACACAGAAGGCCACGAGCAAAGACGAAACCAAACTGTTAATTCTCTTTTTTACCTGCAGAATTGAGATGATTTCAGACTTGAAAGCAAAGTTTAGTTCATGTCAGATTATTGCCACAAACACATGGCAACCTACAGTATGGGCAGATCATGGTGGCTCAATCACATCTCAGGAAAGACATTCAGCTGAAATATATTGTTATATAGAATATATTATGGAATTCAGCTGCTGACATTGACAGCATTCAGACGGTCCTcgtcagaaaaaaagtgaacatTCAAACTCAGAGTAACACACTGACTCAGAACAGGAAACCAAGCGCAGAGTGGAGAAGACGCTATCAGTGTTGCCACAGCCTCTTGTCTCTCTGTAACCCCCAACCCCCTCCACCACGTCTTCCCCCACAGACCTTGATTCTCGCTCTTTAGAGTCTTACAGCAAGTATGTGATTGAAATAGAAGCCCAATCGCAGTGATCACAACTaggggaaagtgtgtgtgtgtgtggggaggttTCTTGTATTTATGCTTTGCTTTTTCGCAgcagcacttttttttgttgttgtcaaagGTGCGGATCACAGTCGCAGGGTTAAATAAAGACTTGTGCTGGTGAGCCATGAGGTTATTTTTCTCAAGCTCAAGTCCTTTCGGCCCTCACaaggatagagagagactgtgaGGACTCCTCATAGTTTTAAATATACCTGAGGCTTTCGTACCACATGTATGTGAATGCTGTCAAGAGGAGCAGAGTGCTCACACGGCGGCTTGTCAAAAGCCAAGTCTTGGACTCAGTGCAATTCAGTTTAAAGTGAGatgtatatacagtaccatGTGTTTGTACCATTTGCTAAAAAAAAGTGTCCATTTTTGGCTACATGTCACAATATATGGAAACAATGATGCAAACGGTAACACAAGTTATtagtctgtatatatatatatatatatatatatatatatatatatatatatatatattccttttGCATGCAGACTGTAATAAGTCAGTTGATGTATTTCTATGGGTTGCCATTTCAAAACTGGCCAGGGACAGCGGAGGCACATTAGCCTGTGGAGCTAACTCTGGCTTATTTTAAGCTACTATGCTTTTGATTAATAAgcactgtccctgtcaaatactCAAATGGAGAAAGTGATCAAGTCGGTGAAGTGGCTCAGTGAAATCATGTTACACAACAATATCAAGCTGAAGTTTGCTAACATAAACCAACATTAGCCTCCATAAGACACTGGTCATATACCAGACCAAAACTCCCGAGCGTTTTCGAATTAGGCCAAGGTGCGTTTTAATGGCCGTGGATTCAACTCTTCATTTGTAAGagagtttttaaaatgtacataGCCTCGGTCTTAAGTGAGACTGCTGACAAGTGAAACTCAAACACTTCTTGCAGACTCAAATAGAAAGAAGGGGGTACAAAAGTCACTCAGTCTTTTCTGCAGTTTTATACTTCCAGGAATTCAGAGAAGAATTTAAACCACagatcttattttattttttgtcatacaaaatcacaaaaagtaGATTTGGCACAGTGTACTGCATTGCAATGGATTCATGCCATGATATCCTATTGTGGCTAAACTGTCTTTCCCTGGGTTAGTCTCTGTTTAGTCCCAGGCTCTCAGTGTGAGCGTTCACCTCTGCACCTCCACTCTGTGAAACCACATCACGCTATCTCATTCCCTCACAGTTTCCTTTGGCTCCAGAACTCTAACCACAGTGTAAcaacctcctccctctcccttttaAACTATCTCAGTCCCTTTCCCTCCAGCTACAATCTGATTTTAATCCCTTTCCTTAGGTTTAACTGCATAAGGCAACcccctttccccccccccccctccctgccAGTCCGAATCTCATCGAGCTCTCAGCTGGCCCCAACTGCAGCCACCAGATAGGGACCGAGTGTGAACACAATGAATGATTTACTGGACGCTGCTGACCGCAAGACAGTTATTCTTTCACACAGGAGGTCCACAAacgtattgttttttttctcgccTATACTCTcacttcatattttttttttttttttttttggtcctgCAGCAGAAAGGGGAGCTTTTGTCCAACTCTTAACTGCTGTATGATCAAATACCCCAAAGGTCCTAAAATCTTGGCCCAGGGTCAGCGAGGCCACGATttctaagtaaaaaaaaaaaaaaaaaaaaaactggaagaaACTCTCACGTTATACTAAACAGATGTTTGGATTTATGCTGTAAACACTCCACAAATCACCTCCCTCATCCATCACTGTGATCAGCAGCTCCCCTTGTTTGTAACCAGCCCGTTTCTGGTTGTAAATTTCCCTCCCAGATAGTGAGAATATCATCGTGGGGACGTTGGTGTGGTGTGGATGTGAAGAAACCTGCTCGGTGTTTCCTGGTCATTGTGTCTCTGTGCACGTCTCGGGGTTGAGGTGGCCGTTTGAAAGGTCAGAGTTCAACATGCATAGTCATGCCTAAATAAGCCTGCAgttcatgtgtgtgtctatgcattCTTTTATTTCCTGTGTTGGGTGCTTTTAAATACTTTTCATAGCGTTTACACTGCTGGAGATATGTAAATAATCTTGGCTATCATgtagattgtttttttgttgaaaatatTTCCTCCCCGAACCCACTTTCTCTCCCATTTCTGCTCTGTTACAAGTGGCAGTCTGTTTCAGCTGATGCTCTATTATCTGTAGTCAGTCCCTCGGTAGCGTTCACACAGAAAACACCACTCTGTCTGTTTCTGCATGGTGtgtaaaacactgttcacaTGATGGAGGGGGGAGAAAAAAGGCTGGGCTTTCACACAGAAAATTTAACTCTGCACCATCTCTGCGGTTGCAGAAATATGCTGTCTGGTGTTAAAGTTGGCAAAACTCATTTTAGTTTTCAGCAAACCTGATTTGGTTTTTGCTGTGTGTGCATCCAGGTGAACTAATTTTTAACCGTATTGTATATCGATATCATTCGAACGCTGAAAAATATGTGGCAGGTTAATGAGGTATATGTTGCGCTTGTAACTACACCTGTTTCTCTTCTTTGTTATGAACTACAAATGGCTAAGGACCTTTACCATATTTCTGCATGCACATGAAAATAAATCCATCTGCAATGAGCAATGAGAAAGAGGCAGGAAAGACAGCAGCAACAGTGTGTTTCTTGTCAACAAAGTGCAGTGTTCTTATCTGTGGTGTGCCTGTTAACACATTTGTTGATGTGTGAATTTCTGCAAGTCATTTCTAGTCCAGTTGTGTCCTCAAAGTCATCTTTTTTCAATTCTATTTTGTGACTTTTAGGATTGAAAACACGAGCCGGCAGCACGCAAAACAACTACTGGTGGATCTCATTGTTGATATTACACAAGTACGGCAGGCAAAAAGCAACATATCAAAATGTAGGACGAGGAAAGACAAGTGGACAAATGTACTACTAGTTTT
It encodes the following:
- the gfi1aa gene encoding growth factor independent 1A transcription repressor a isoform X2, with translation MCVYGPQEPGHLQPSVLCCSNLSRDKVRAAWSGEKWSGGFQTRAAPKPKRKNNNNMPRSFLVKSKRAHSYHQPRYLHDDCSGLDPFLAHVCADTSCTVRRIHCSPRLSLETNSQAGFESNLEPQDDVSGGADRLSPGSRLLSPGSLSSSSPLSCGGSVCDRSSDCDFWRPPSPSSSPDSEKCSTPAAEDGQHFNIPLFPYSWTAYSGSELRHLVQGSYHRHLQGPREPHLPVSIYGAEDSGAEPLYAQRGQVAGCYQDFPSTAHQMCRMRAEDGLCVDVKQKPRGAEIKSENDLICSNIESSGSYKCIKCSKVFSTPHGLEVHVRRSHSGTRPFECGICGKTFGHAVSLDQHRAVHSQERSFSCKICGKSFKRSSTLSTHLLIHSDTRPYPCQYCGKRFHQKSDMKKHTFIHTGEKPHKCQVCGKAFSQSSNLITHSRKHTGFKPFGCDLCGKGFQRKVDLRRHKETQHGLK
- the gfi1aa gene encoding growth factor independent 1A transcription repressor a isoform X1, whose protein sequence is MWTEFRTVCLCVCVCVCVCVLCVCMVLKSRDTCSRRCCVDKVRAAWSGEKWSGGFQTRAAPKPKRKNNNNMPRSFLVKSKRAHSYHQPRYLHDDCSGLDPFLAHVCADTSCTVRRIHCSPRLSLETNSQAGFESNLEPQDDVSGGADRLSPGSRLLSPGSLSSSSPLSCGGSVCDRSSDCDFWRPPSPSSSPDSEKCSTPAAEDGQHFNIPLFPYSWTAYSGSELRHLVQGSYHRHLQGPREPHLPVSIYGAEDSGAEPLYAQRGQVAGCYQDFPSTAHQMCRMRAEDGLCVDVKQKPRGAEIKSENDLICSNIESSGSYKCIKCSKVFSTPHGLEVHVRRSHSGTRPFECGICGKTFGHAVSLDQHRAVHSQERSFSCKICGKSFKRSSTLSTHLLIHSDTRPYPCQYCGKRFHQKSDMKKHTFIHTGEKPHKCQVCGKAFSQSSNLITHSRKHTGFKPFGCDLCGKGFQRKVDLRRHKETQHGLK